A part of Variovorax sp. HW608 genomic DNA contains:
- the kynB gene encoding arylformamidase → MSARLWDISPPVHEGAPVFPGDTPYRQRWVATIGPDCPVNVSEITLSPHIGAHADAPAHYDPGGATIGRVDLTPYLGPCRVIHAIGCGPPIEWAHVAHAIEALAPRVLVRTYECAPVDRWDAQLAAFAPDTIERLARLGVTLIGIDTASIDPADSKTLDSHQAIRRLGLRVLENLVLDDVPEGDYELIALPLKLVDADASPVRAVLRELARPGTGA, encoded by the coding sequence ATGAGCGCGAGACTTTGGGACATCTCCCCGCCGGTGCACGAGGGCGCGCCGGTCTTTCCCGGCGACACGCCCTACCGGCAGCGCTGGGTCGCGACCATCGGGCCCGATTGCCCCGTGAACGTCAGCGAGATCACCTTGTCGCCGCACATCGGCGCGCACGCCGATGCGCCGGCGCACTACGACCCTGGGGGCGCAACCATCGGCCGGGTCGATCTCACGCCTTACCTGGGTCCGTGCCGCGTGATTCACGCGATCGGCTGCGGCCCGCCGATCGAATGGGCGCACGTCGCACATGCCATCGAGGCGCTTGCGCCGCGTGTTCTGGTGCGCACTTACGAATGCGCACCTGTGGATCGATGGGACGCCCAGCTCGCCGCCTTTGCCCCCGACACCATCGAACGCCTCGCGCGCCTCGGCGTGACCCTGATCGGCATCGACACCGCGAGCATCGATCCGGCCGACAGCAAGACGCTCGACAGCCATCAGGCCATTCGCCGCCTCGGACTGCGCGTGCTCGAGAACCTCGTGCTCGATGACGTGCCCGAAGGCGACTACGAGCTCATCGCGCTGCCGCTCAAGCTCGTGGATGCGGATGCGTCGCCGGTGCGGGCGGTGCTGCGCGAACTGGCGCGACCGGGAACGGGGGCGTAA
- a CDS encoding SMI1/KNR4 family protein produces the protein MFSDDELAQLRTHGVVLFAKRVIFGAQPPMSAEQIAAVQAVCAGPIPPDLLSLWRVTAGGRLDYDLHLHMNGNEESFSWNELFWNGSDTYHDLHGWIEHELQGARDAAAESEEAWDGKLTLLPFGGFEYCDRIYAVVEAGADYGHVLAWKQGLPQAWAHEMHEDGMTTVAHDLYAAFDALRLDEDPLKPAGEYFTGQSLLEYLDDRHQEDGLPIELMDKVIAFYRQAMVDWHTPLADGTLGESGPLSRIALRHAVATDDAELVAKLHAAGVSLDGPLSGSAIATDLAIGHGAHAAAAALVRAGAPVAPDALDAIDSAISPELADLLLTHGAQASPTAIAECVACGAPAAARVIASAYAEAHDDLAAAYATARDEMLADLESSLVEVREGRLTHYLGLAGLTRRADHLRSFSL, from the coding sequence ATGTTCAGTGACGACGAACTCGCCCAACTGCGCACGCACGGTGTCGTGCTCTTCGCCAAGCGCGTGATCTTCGGCGCGCAGCCGCCGATGTCCGCCGAGCAGATCGCTGCGGTGCAGGCGGTGTGCGCGGGACCGATTCCACCGGATCTTCTTTCGCTCTGGCGCGTCACGGCGGGCGGGCGGCTGGACTACGACCTGCACCTCCACATGAACGGCAACGAGGAGTCGTTCAGCTGGAACGAGCTGTTCTGGAACGGCAGCGACACCTACCACGACCTGCATGGGTGGATCGAGCATGAGCTCCAGGGCGCGAGGGACGCGGCCGCCGAGAGCGAAGAGGCCTGGGACGGCAAGCTCACGCTGCTGCCCTTCGGCGGCTTCGAGTATTGCGATCGCATCTACGCGGTGGTCGAGGCCGGCGCCGACTACGGCCACGTGCTCGCGTGGAAGCAGGGCCTGCCCCAGGCCTGGGCGCACGAGATGCACGAGGACGGCATGACGACCGTCGCACACGACCTCTATGCCGCCTTCGACGCACTGCGCCTCGACGAAGACCCGCTCAAGCCCGCGGGCGAATACTTCACCGGCCAGTCGCTGCTCGAATACCTCGACGACCGTCACCAGGAAGACGGACTGCCGATCGAGCTGATGGACAAGGTGATCGCCTTCTACCGGCAGGCGATGGTGGACTGGCACACGCCGCTCGCCGACGGCACGCTGGGCGAGAGCGGGCCGCTGTCGCGCATCGCGCTGCGCCACGCGGTCGCCACCGACGATGCGGAACTCGTCGCGAAGCTGCACGCCGCGGGCGTTTCGCTCGACGGCCCCTTGAGCGGCAGCGCGATCGCGACCGATCTCGCGATCGGCCATGGCGCACACGCCGCCGCGGCCGCGCTGGTGCGTGCCGGTGCGCCGGTGGCCCCCGATGCGCTGGACGCCATCGACAGCGCGATCTCCCCCGAGCTCGCCGACCTGCTGCTCACGCACGGCGCGCAGGCGAGCCCCACCGCCATCGCCGAATGCGTGGCCTGCGGCGCACCCGCCGCGGCGCGGGTCATCGCCAGCGCCTATGCCGAGGCGCACGACGACCTCGCCGCCGCCTACGCCACTGCGCGGGACGAGATGCTCGCCGACCTCGAATCCTCGCTGGTCGAAGTTCGCGAGGGCCGCCTGACGCACTACCTGGGACTGGCCGGCCTGACCCGGCGCGCGGATCACCTGCGCAGCTTCAGCCTCTGA
- the murJ gene encoding murein biosynthesis integral membrane protein MurJ produces MSLFKSASTVSILTLASRVTGLVRDVLMTSVFGVSAMTDAFYVAFRIPNLFRRVFGEGAFSQAFVPVLAATKTEEGDQGAKKLVDHVSTLLTWTLVFICALGVIGAPVMVWAMASGLKPAGFDAAVVMTRWMFPYIGFMSLVALAGGVLNTWRKFAVPAASPVLLNVALILSIVLGAPWFRRMGIEPIYAQCVGVMVGGMLQLAIQIPALRGLGMLPRIGVSAAAIRAAWADPTTRKIVGLMLPALIGVSVAQISLLINTQIASHLATGSVTWITNADRLMEFPTALLGVALGVVLMPQLASARAAKDDARYSSMLDWGLRLVVLLSVPCALALLVFSQPLVAVLFHNGAFGEADVRRTTAALMGYGVGLVGLVAIKVLAPGYYAKHDMRTPMLIAVGVLVLTQALNFLLVPWLQHAALTLTIGIGAMVNAAWLLVGLIRRGSYKPEPGWGKFLLQVAIGTLVLAVLLLWGARHFDWIALREARLVRIGLLAALIAGAALLYFAVLAVVGVKLRRFVRH; encoded by the coding sequence GTGTCCCTCTTCAAATCCGCCTCCACCGTCTCGATCCTGACGCTCGCTTCCCGGGTGACGGGCCTCGTCCGCGACGTCCTCATGACCTCGGTCTTCGGCGTCAGCGCGATGACCGACGCCTTCTACGTCGCATTTCGCATCCCGAATCTGTTCCGCCGGGTCTTCGGGGAGGGGGCCTTCAGCCAGGCCTTCGTGCCGGTGCTGGCGGCGACCAAGACGGAAGAGGGGGACCAGGGAGCCAAAAAGCTGGTCGACCACGTCTCGACGCTCCTGACCTGGACCCTGGTGTTCATTTGCGCGCTCGGCGTGATCGGCGCGCCGGTCATGGTCTGGGCGATGGCGAGCGGGCTGAAGCCGGCCGGCTTCGATGCCGCCGTCGTCATGACGCGCTGGATGTTCCCTTACATCGGTTTCATGTCCCTGGTGGCGCTGGCCGGCGGCGTGCTCAACACCTGGCGCAAGTTCGCCGTGCCGGCCGCTTCGCCGGTTCTGCTCAACGTGGCGCTGATCCTCTCGATCGTGCTCGGCGCGCCGTGGTTTCGCCGAATGGGGATCGAACCGATCTATGCGCAGTGCGTGGGCGTGATGGTGGGCGGAATGCTCCAGCTCGCTATCCAGATCCCGGCCCTGCGCGGCCTCGGCATGCTGCCGAGGATCGGCGTGAGCGCCGCCGCGATCCGCGCGGCATGGGCCGACCCGACGACGCGCAAGATCGTCGGCCTGATGCTTCCCGCGTTGATCGGCGTCAGCGTGGCGCAGATCTCGCTGCTCATCAACACGCAGATCGCATCGCACCTCGCCACCGGCAGCGTGACCTGGATCACCAACGCCGACCGCCTGATGGAATTCCCGACCGCGCTGCTCGGCGTGGCGCTGGGCGTGGTGCTGATGCCGCAACTGGCCAGCGCGCGCGCGGCGAAGGACGACGCGCGCTATTCGTCGATGCTGGACTGGGGCCTGCGCCTCGTGGTGCTGCTGTCCGTGCCCTGCGCGTTGGCGCTGCTGGTCTTTTCGCAGCCGCTGGTGGCGGTGCTGTTCCACAACGGTGCGTTCGGCGAGGCGGACGTGCGGCGCACCACCGCGGCGCTCATGGGCTACGGCGTGGGGCTGGTCGGCCTCGTGGCGATCAAGGTGCTCGCGCCCGGCTACTACGCCAAGCACGACATGCGCACGCCCATGCTGATCGCGGTCGGTGTCCTGGTGCTCACGCAGGCGCTCAACTTCCTCCTGGTGCCGTGGCTGCAGCACGCCGCGCTCACGCTCACGATCGGCATCGGCGCGATGGTCAACGCCGCCTGGCTGCTGGTCGGGCTGATCCGGCGCGGCAGTTACAAGCCCGAACCGGGGTGGGGCAAGTTCCTGCTGCAGGTGGCGATCGGCACGCTGGTGCTGGCGGTGCTCTTGCTGTGGGGCGCGCGGCATTTCGACTGGATCGCCCTGCGCGAGGCGCGCCTCGTTCGCATCGGCCTGCTCGCGGCACTGATTGCGGGGGCCGCGCTGCTCTATTTCGCGGTGCTGGCCGTGGTCGGCGTGAAGCTGCGCCGTTTCGTGCGTCACTGA
- the rpsT gene encoding 30S ribosomal protein S20 — translation MASTKPKKKNPRLASGRKRARQDVKLNAANTSLRSKYRTAVKNVEKAVLAGDKTKAAENFAKAQSVLDTVADKGIFHKNKAARDKSRLAAKVKSLALAA, via the coding sequence GTGGCATCTACCAAGCCCAAGAAGAAGAACCCGCGCCTCGCGTCGGGCCGCAAGCGCGCCCGCCAGGACGTCAAGCTCAACGCTGCGAACACCTCGCTGCGCTCCAAATACCGCACCGCCGTGAAGAACGTCGAGAAGGCCGTCCTGGCCGGCGACAAGACCAAGGCGGCTGAAAACTTCGCGAAGGCCCAAAGCGTCCTCGACACCGTCGCCGACAAGGGCATCTTCCACAAGAACAAGGCGGCTCGCGACAAGAGCCGCCTGGCAGCCAAGGTCAAGTCCCTGGCCCTCGCCGCCTGA
- a CDS encoding DUF3579 domain-containing protein, with amino-acid sequence MVSPNAKEIFIQGITHDGRTFRPSDWAERLAGVMCSFRPGGPQPGSHLSYSPWCIPTVINGVKCVVVNRQLRDLEPMAWDFCVNFAKDNNLQVAEACLVPDAPEAPARAPAKPAVVTEK; translated from the coding sequence ATGGTCTCTCCCAACGCCAAAGAAATCTTCATTCAGGGCATCACCCACGATGGCCGGACCTTTCGCCCGAGCGACTGGGCCGAACGGCTGGCCGGCGTGATGTGTTCGTTTCGCCCGGGCGGACCGCAGCCGGGCAGCCATCTGAGTTATTCGCCGTGGTGCATCCCGACGGTCATCAACGGCGTCAAGTGCGTGGTCGTCAACCGGCAGCTGCGCGACCTGGAGCCGATGGCCTGGGATTTCTGCGTCAACTTCGCCAAGGACAACAACCTGCAGGTGGCGGAAGCCTGCCTGGTTCCGGATGCGCCGGAAGCCCCGGCCAGGGCGCCTGCCAAGCCTGCGGTCGTGACGGAAAAGTAA
- the argF gene encoding ornithine carbamoyltransferase, which translates to MSQTPALKHYLQFSDLTADDYAYLLARAALIKKKFKAYEKHQPLVDRTLAMIFEKASTRTRVSFEAGMYQLGGSVVHLTTGDSQLGRAEPIEDSAKVISRMVDLVMIRTFEQTKIEAFAAHSRVPVINGLTNEFHPCQILADIFTYLEHRGTNSEGMPDLAFLAGKTVAWVGDGNNMANTWLQASEILGFTVHVSTPSGYEVDQSIAGIRSSDSYKVFKDPMEACRGADLVTTDVWTSMGYEAENEARRAAFAEWCVDTDMMRVAQPDALFMHCLPAHRGEEVEAEVIDGPQSVVWDEAENRMHVQKALMEYLLLGRLALGG; encoded by the coding sequence ATGAGCCAGACGCCCGCCCTCAAGCATTACCTGCAGTTTTCGGATCTCACCGCGGACGACTACGCGTACCTGCTCGCGCGCGCCGCGCTGATCAAGAAGAAATTCAAGGCCTACGAAAAGCATCAGCCGCTGGTCGACCGGACGCTGGCGATGATCTTCGAGAAGGCCTCGACCCGCACGCGGGTGAGCTTCGAGGCGGGCATGTACCAGCTCGGGGGCAGCGTGGTGCACCTCACCACCGGCGACAGCCAGCTCGGGCGTGCCGAGCCGATCGAGGACAGCGCCAAGGTCATCAGCCGCATGGTGGACCTCGTGATGATCCGGACCTTCGAGCAGACCAAGATCGAGGCCTTTGCCGCGCACTCGCGCGTGCCGGTGATCAACGGGCTGACCAACGAGTTCCACCCCTGCCAGATCCTCGCCGACATCTTCACCTACCTGGAGCACCGCGGCACGAATTCGGAAGGAATGCCGGACCTGGCATTCCTGGCCGGCAAGACGGTGGCCTGGGTCGGCGACGGCAACAACATGGCCAACACCTGGCTGCAGGCGAGCGAGATCCTCGGCTTCACGGTGCACGTGAGCACGCCGAGCGGCTACGAGGTCGACCAGTCGATCGCCGGCATCCGCTCCAGCGACAGCTACAAGGTGTTCAAGGACCCGATGGAAGCCTGCCGCGGCGCCGACCTGGTCACCACCGACGTCTGGACCAGCATGGGCTACGAGGCCGAGAACGAGGCCCGCCGCGCCGCCTTCGCCGAGTGGTGCGTCGACACCGACATGATGCGCGTCGCGCAGCCGGACGCCCTCTTCATGCACTGCCTGCCGGCGCACCGCGGCGAGGAGGTCGAGGCCGAGGTCATCGATGGCCCGCAATCGGTGGTCTGGGACGAGGCCGAGAACCGGATGCACGTGCAGAAGGCGCTCATGGAGTACCTCCTGCTCGGCCGGCTGGCCCTCGGGGGCTGA
- a CDS encoding aspartate aminotransferase family protein → MSATAAPSSPHVMNTYGRLPIALSHGQGCRVWDTEGRAYLDGLGGIAVNTLGHNHPELVPALQDQISKLIHSSNYYHVTGQEKLAAKLTELAGMTNVFFCSTGLEANEAALKLARKFGHEKGIDRPEIVVYEAAFHGRSIATLSATGNPKIQKGFEPLVEGFIRVPLNDFDALKKATEGNPNVVAVMFETIQGEGGIHPMRWEYLRQVRQLCDERDWLMVIDEVQCGMGRTGKWFAHQWAGITPDVMPLAKGLGSGVPVGAVVAGPRAATIFGPGNHGTTFGGNPLAMRAGIETIRIMEEQNLLDNAAKVGAHLKAALERELGGVAGVKEVRGQGLMLGIELERTCGEILNRACEAGLLLSVTADSVIRLVPPLILSIAEADEIVAILAPIVKAFLAEPQP, encoded by the coding sequence ATGAGCGCCACCGCCGCCCCCTCTTCGCCCCACGTCATGAACACCTACGGCCGCCTGCCGATCGCGCTGTCGCACGGCCAGGGCTGCCGAGTCTGGGACACCGAAGGCCGTGCGTACCTCGACGGCCTGGGCGGCATCGCCGTCAACACGCTGGGCCACAACCACCCGGAACTGGTGCCGGCGCTGCAGGACCAGATTTCCAAGCTGATCCACAGCTCCAACTACTACCACGTCACTGGCCAGGAGAAGCTCGCGGCCAAGCTGACCGAGCTGGCCGGCATGACCAACGTCTTCTTCTGTTCCACCGGCCTGGAAGCCAACGAGGCGGCGCTCAAGCTGGCGCGCAAGTTCGGCCATGAAAAGGGCATCGACCGGCCCGAGATCGTGGTCTACGAGGCGGCCTTCCACGGCCGCAGCATCGCCACGCTGTCGGCCACCGGCAACCCGAAGATCCAGAAGGGCTTCGAGCCGCTGGTCGAAGGCTTCATCCGGGTGCCGCTCAACGACTTCGACGCGCTCAAGAAGGCCACCGAAGGCAATCCGAACGTGGTCGCCGTGATGTTCGAGACCATCCAGGGCGAAGGTGGCATCCATCCGATGCGCTGGGAATACCTGCGCCAGGTGCGCCAGCTCTGCGACGAGCGCGACTGGCTCATGGTGATCGACGAGGTGCAGTGCGGCATGGGCCGCACCGGCAAGTGGTTCGCGCACCAGTGGGCCGGCATCACGCCGGACGTGATGCCGCTGGCCAAGGGCCTCGGCTCGGGCGTGCCGGTCGGCGCGGTGGTCGCGGGTCCGCGCGCCGCAACCATCTTCGGGCCGGGCAACCACGGCACGACCTTCGGCGGCAACCCGCTCGCCATGCGCGCCGGCATCGAGACGATCCGGATCATGGAAGAGCAGAATCTGCTCGACAACGCCGCGAAGGTCGGCGCCCACCTGAAGGCCGCGCTGGAGCGCGAGCTCGGCGGCGTGGCCGGCGTGAAGGAAGTCCGGGGCCAGGGCCTGATGCTCGGCATCGAGCTCGAACGCACCTGCGGCGAGATCCTCAATCGCGCCTGCGAAGCCGGCCTGCTCTTGAGCGTGACCGCCGACAGCGTGATCCGACTCGTGCCACCATTGATCCTGAGCATCGCCGAAGCGGATGAGATCGTGGCGATCCTCGCCCCGATCGTGAAAGCCTTCCTCGCGGAACCTCAACCATGA